In a single window of the Rhopalosiphum padi isolate XX-2018 chromosome 1, ASM2088224v1, whole genome shotgun sequence genome:
- the LOC132917442 gene encoding uncharacterized protein LOC132917442 has translation MTGPKTNYTLEKLKDVLQEASFPKEKTYFKFYCNPTPINESTSICVSNFEVMCTQPQIGSDWCTRQSYNEKGQYVQKNGAGFMVCHIDIDHPHNCCNCEKPYPVRSMLFWMVLMVFHQKTVNYLINIKK, from the exons ATGACTGGACCAAAGACAAATTATACATTg gaaaaattaaaagatgttTTACAGGAAGCATCTTTTccaaaagaaaaaacatattttaaattttattgtaaccCAACACCAATAAATGAATCAACAAGTATTTGTGTTTCGAATTTTGAAGTG ATGTGTACACAGCCACAAATAGGAAGTGATTGGTGTACTCGACAATCATACAACgaaaag GGTCAATATGTGCAAAAAAACGGAGCAGGATTTATGGTTTGTCATATCGATATTGATCACCCTCATAATTGTTGTAACTGTGAAAAGCCATACCCTGTGCGTTCAATGCTATTTTGGATGGTTTTAATGGTGTTCCATCAAAAAACTGTGAACTAtttgataaacattaaaaaatag